A window of Microcystis aeruginosa FD4 contains these coding sequences:
- a CDS encoding NADAR family protein has translation MGSLFNFYLPYKDESGNNLSAFAQALAIIAEAQKLISIGSSGVAITYSANYAQTVTIHKTYESGHWNTNTSGANQAAVMEAMESLMEGKYSTLQRRLQIAPITTMTYSDYGGRTHQQVVESDLEYIKFLLDQGWDVLGWQNQSSIPGYAIGGGIATLPREINTLIQTTLAKYAIDYASDARSEPIKFYHLNKPYGFFSNFAPYPIHLKDRIWPTSEHYFQAQKFVNTPHEEEIRQAKTAREAAEMGRDRRRPLRRDWEIIKDDVMREALYAKFTQHPDLTEKILSTGDLKLIEQTKNDRYWGDGGDGTGLNMLGQLLMETRERIRYDFSSGQ, from the coding sequence ATGGGAAGTTTATTCAATTTTTACTTGCCTTACAAAGACGAAAGCGGAAACAATCTTTCCGCATTTGCTCAAGCTCTCGCTATTATTGCTGAAGCACAGAAGCTGATCAGTATAGGGTCATCTGGTGTTGCTATCACCTACTCGGCTAACTATGCTCAAACTGTCACAATTCACAAGACCTATGAATCCGGTCATTGGAATACTAATACATCAGGAGCCAATCAAGCAGCGGTCATGGAAGCGATGGAGTCTCTGATGGAAGGTAAATACTCCACATTACAAAGGCGTTTGCAAATTGCTCCCATTACTACAATGACTTACAGCGATTATGGCGGACGTACTCACCAACAAGTGGTTGAATCTGACTTGGAATATATAAAGTTTCTGCTTGATCAGGGATGGGATGTTTTAGGATGGCAAAATCAAAGCTCAATACCTGGTTATGCAATTGGCGGAGGTATTGCAACACTTCCTCGGGAAATTAATACACTTATCCAAACGACTCTAGCGAAGTATGCTATTGACTATGCAAGCGACGCTCGGAGTGAGCCTATTAAGTTTTACCATTTAAATAAGCCTTACGGGTTTTTCTCGAATTTCGCACCATACCCAATCCATCTAAAAGATAGAATATGGCCTACCTCAGAACATTACTTTCAGGCTCAGAAGTTTGTTAATACTCCTCATGAAGAAGAAATTCGACAAGCCAAAACAGCACGAGAGGCGGCCGAGATGGGACGGGATCGTCGCAGACCACTGCGTCGAGATTGGGAAATCATCAAAGATGATGTCATGCGAGAGGCTCTATACGCCAAATTTACACAACATCCTGACTTGACTGAAAAGATACTTTCAACAGGTGATCTAAAGCTGATTGAGCAGACAAAAAATGATAGATACTGGGGTGATGGTGGAGATGGAACTGGATTGAATATGCTCGGTCAGCTATTGATGGAAACCCGTGAACGAATACGTTACGATTTTTCCAGCGGCCAGTAG
- a CDS encoding phosphoribosyltransferase, with protein MTYLLKDRRSAGRLLASYLTEYTNSATVLVLALPRGGVPIAFEIAQRLHLPLDLCLVRKLGVPERKELAFGAIGQNGVRVINESIVEDLHLSEAMMERVAKEEMLELERRDRLYRGGRPFPSLTGKTIILVDDGIATGATIKAAILTLKSGNPAAIIIAVPVAPPEVCDQLEKLVDRVICLHKPYELRSISLWYEDFSQTSDEEVQTLLASVDSSLIQV; from the coding sequence ATGACTTATCTGCTCAAAGATCGGCGATCAGCAGGGAGACTATTAGCTAGTTACTTGACAGAATATACCAATAGTGCTACGGTGCTAGTCTTGGCTTTGCCCCGGGGCGGGGTTCCGATCGCCTTTGAAATTGCCCAAAGGTTACATTTACCCCTAGATCTGTGTTTAGTGCGAAAATTAGGTGTACCGGAGCGCAAAGAGTTAGCTTTTGGGGCGATCGGTCAAAATGGTGTGCGGGTAATCAATGAAAGTATCGTTGAAGACTTGCACCTATCGGAGGCGATGATGGAACGGGTAGCAAAAGAAGAAATGCTCGAATTAGAGCGACGCGATCGCTTGTATCGAGGGGGGCGGCCTTTTCCTAGCCTAACGGGAAAAACGATTATTCTAGTGGATGATGGTATCGCTACGGGAGCAACGATTAAAGCGGCGATTCTGACCCTTAAATCTGGAAATCCCGCTGCTATTATTATTGCTGTTCCTGTTGCCCCACCGGAAGTCTGTGATCAATTAGAAAAATTAGTCGATCGAGTAATTTGCCTACATAAACCATACGAATTGAGATCAATTTCCCTTTGGTACGAGGATTTTTCTCAAACCAGCGATGAGGAGGTGCAAACACTGTTAGCCAGCGTCGATAGTTCTTTGATTCAAGTTTAG
- the accD gene encoding acetyl-CoA carboxylase, carboxyltransferase subunit beta: MSLFDWFANRQKTEPKVQQQQEREIADGLWTKCPNCGVLAYTKDLLANQLVCLDCGHHNRVESEERIRQLVDANTWNCLDEQIRPTDPLKFRDRKSYSDRLRESQEKTGLTDAVRTGTGTIDGLPLALGVMDFRFMGGSMGSVVGEKLCRLTERATDESLPLVIICASGGARMQEGMLSLMQMAKISGALNRHREAKLLYIPVLTNPTTGGVTASFAMLGDIIIAEPKATIGFAGKRVIEQTLREKLPEGFQTSEYLLKHGFVDAIIPRTHLKKTLAQLISLHQPFFPLLSPLNSHHHHSQPELIPLKTVQGQTTV, translated from the coding sequence ATGTCTCTATTTGATTGGTTTGCAAATCGCCAAAAAACAGAACCCAAGGTTCAACAACAACAGGAACGAGAAATAGCCGATGGTTTATGGACAAAATGCCCAAATTGCGGTGTTTTGGCCTATACGAAGGATTTATTAGCTAATCAACTGGTTTGTCTCGATTGCGGTCATCATAATCGGGTGGAAAGTGAAGAAAGAATTCGCCAGTTAGTCGATGCTAATACTTGGAATTGCCTTGATGAACAGATTCGACCGACGGATCCGCTCAAATTTCGCGATCGGAAAAGTTATAGCGATCGCTTGCGGGAAAGCCAAGAAAAAACCGGTCTGACGGATGCTGTCCGAACGGGAACGGGGACGATCGATGGTTTACCCTTAGCTTTAGGGGTGATGGACTTCCGTTTTATGGGGGGTAGCATGGGATCGGTGGTGGGAGAAAAACTCTGCCGTTTAACGGAACGCGCTACCGATGAAAGTTTACCCCTGGTGATTATCTGCGCTTCTGGCGGGGCAAGAATGCAGGAAGGAATGTTAAGTTTAATGCAGATGGCCAAGATTTCTGGCGCCCTTAACCGGCATCGAGAAGCAAAATTACTCTATATTCCCGTCTTGACTAATCCCACCACAGGAGGAGTCACGGCCAGTTTTGCCATGTTGGGAGATATTATTATCGCCGAACCAAAGGCTACTATCGGTTTTGCTGGTAAACGGGTAATTGAACAGACTTTGCGCGAGAAATTACCGGAAGGCTTCCAAACATCGGAATACCTATTAAAACACGGTTTTGTCGATGCGATCATTCCCCGTACCCATCTCAAAAAAACTCTCGCCCAATTAATTAGTTTACATCAGCCCTTTTTCCCCTTGTTATCCCCCCTGAACAGTCATCATCACCACAGTCAGCCGGAGTTAATCCCTCTGAAAACAGTCCAAGGTCAAACAACAGTTTAA
- a CDS encoding YkvA family protein, whose protein sequence is MKPIVESFYNWYSSKISHPKYRWIIILGTMVYLFSPLDISPDVFPIIGWIDDGIVLTLLTTELSRLVLDYRTRRPGEVKNQTEVSYPTNTVDTDAVEL, encoded by the coding sequence ATGAAACCGATTGTTGAATCTTTTTACAACTGGTACAGCAGCAAAATCAGTCACCCTAAATATCGTTGGATTATCATTCTGGGAACTATGGTTTATCTATTTAGCCCCCTCGATATTTCTCCTGACGTTTTTCCGATTATTGGTTGGATCGATGATGGGATTGTCCTCACCCTTTTAACCACGGAATTATCGCGATTAGTTCTTGATTATCGCACTCGCCGTCCAGGAGAAGTGAAGAATCAAACCGAAGTTTCTTACCCAACCAATACCGTTGATACCGATGCTGTGGAACTCTAA
- a CDS encoding P-II family nitrogen regulator — MKKVEAIIRPFKLEEVKIALVNAGIVGMTVSEVRGFGRQKGQSERYRGSEYTVEFLQKLKIEIVVEDNQVDMVVDKLISAARTGEIGDGKIFISPVEQIVRIRTGEKDLEAI, encoded by the coding sequence TTGAAGAAAGTAGAAGCGATTATCCGACCCTTTAAACTTGAAGAGGTGAAAATCGCCCTAGTTAACGCGGGCATTGTCGGGATGACCGTCTCCGAAGTTAGAGGTTTCGGTCGTCAGAAAGGTCAATCGGAACGTTATCGCGGTTCCGAGTATACCGTCGAATTTCTCCAAAAACTCAAGATCGAGATCGTCGTCGAAGATAATCAAGTCGATATGGTCGTCGATAAGCTCATTTCTGCGGCGCGTACTGGTGAAATCGGAGACGGTAAAATCTTCATCTCCCCCGTGGAACAGATCGTCCGCATCCGTACCGGCGAAAAAGATCTCGAAGCGATTTAA
- a CDS encoding ISL3 family transposase: MMLDKFLNLKGTSIQGYLHLENIGIVCRIESKNQKATCPHCGLESDKLHQNHRHLVKDLPISGQPVYLQVNRRQFKCNNCRKPFSEELDFVAKKRTYTKRLAENILEQLKEGDILNVSRRNDVTEEEIQRMIEDIAEEITETDLSKLKRLGIDEIALVKGQKNYCAVLVNLDTGKLIAILEKRTQEELRETLTGWGKEVLEQIEEVSIDLWLPYKNLVKELMPSAEVVADRFHVMKQINQELDEQRRAEKRAVEAQKNKKQKAEKEAKLEVLKRSKYSLLKNEENLTEPQKLKLEAIKENLPNLKKMHELKEEFRKIYETSENPTEGMLSISEWLAKSSSVFTKSCQTIRNWFGEIISYFEQRTTNGVVEGINNKLKLIKRRAYGFRNFRNFWVRSMLSWHLVC; this comes from the coding sequence ATGATGCTTGACAAATTTTTGAACCTAAAAGGAACGTCTATTCAAGGCTATCTACACCTAGAAAATATCGGTATAGTTTGCCGAATCGAATCGAAAAATCAAAAAGCCACCTGTCCTCATTGTGGGTTAGAGAGCGATAAACTACACCAAAATCATCGACATTTAGTCAAAGATTTACCAATCTCAGGACAACCAGTGTACCTACAAGTTAATCGTCGTCAATTTAAGTGCAATAATTGTCGAAAACCCTTTAGTGAAGAGTTAGATTTTGTCGCCAAGAAACGAACCTATACGAAAAGACTAGCCGAGAATATACTCGAACAATTAAAAGAAGGAGATATTTTAAATGTTAGCCGAAGAAATGACGTAACGGAAGAAGAGATTCAAAGAATGATAGAGGACATAGCTGAAGAAATTACAGAGACAGACCTATCGAAATTAAAAAGACTAGGAATTGACGAAATCGCTCTAGTCAAAGGACAAAAAAATTATTGTGCGGTTTTAGTAAATTTAGATACGGGAAAACTAATAGCTATTCTAGAGAAGCGAACACAAGAAGAATTGAGGGAAACGCTTACGGGATGGGGAAAAGAGGTGTTAGAGCAAATTGAAGAAGTCAGCATAGACCTTTGGTTGCCCTATAAAAATTTGGTGAAAGAATTGATGCCATCGGCCGAGGTAGTCGCCGATAGATTCCATGTCATGAAACAAATTAATCAAGAGTTAGATGAACAGAGAAGAGCAGAAAAAAGAGCCGTAGAAGCGCAGAAAAATAAAAAACAGAAAGCGGAAAAAGAAGCAAAACTAGAAGTTTTAAAGCGAAGTAAATATAGTCTGTTAAAAAATGAAGAAAATTTAACGGAACCCCAAAAACTCAAACTAGAAGCTATCAAAGAAAATTTGCCAAATTTGAAAAAGATGCACGAGTTAAAGGAAGAATTTAGAAAGATTTATGAAACCTCAGAGAATCCGACAGAGGGAATGCTATCCATCTCAGAATGGTTGGCAAAATCCTCCAGTGTTTTTACCAAGAGTTGTCAAACAATCCGAAACTGGTTTGGAGAAATCATTAGTTATTTCGAGCAAAGGACAACGAATGGGGTGGTCGAGGGAATCAACAATAAACTTAAACTAATAAAACGGAGAGCCTATGGCTTTAGAAACTTTCGGAATTTTTGGGTTAGAAGTATGTTGTCTTGGCATCTTGTCTGTTGA
- a CDS encoding prepilin peptidase: METLFHLVTFAFVFAFGASVGSFLNVVIYRLPQGISLVYPPSHCPKCHHRLGKSENIPVFGWLWLGGRCHWCRTPISFRYPAIETVTGLLFCLVLGDFSFSWQTLGYWILLSWLLALALIDFDTMTLPNSLTQSGLVLGIVFQTFLGWQNNQSVIYLFSAISSAVLGVWLFDLIRWGGSFALGQQAMGGGDAKLAAMIGAWLGWQALLVTGFLACAIGAAIGMTGIFLGKMGKKQAIPFGPFLALGALMSVFWSDQIISVYQTIFFPLL; this comes from the coding sequence ATGGAAACCCTCTTTCATCTAGTTACTTTTGCCTTTGTTTTCGCTTTTGGTGCCTCGGTGGGCAGTTTTTTAAACGTGGTCATCTATAGATTACCCCAGGGGATATCTCTAGTTTATCCCCCTTCCCACTGTCCGAAATGTCACCATAGGTTGGGTAAAAGCGAGAATATACCCGTTTTCGGCTGGTTATGGCTAGGGGGTCGCTGTCACTGGTGTAGAACCCCGATTTCTTTCCGTTATCCAGCGATTGAAACTGTTACCGGTTTATTATTTTGTCTGGTTTTAGGAGATTTTAGCTTTTCTTGGCAGACCCTCGGCTATTGGATTCTCCTCAGTTGGTTATTAGCTTTAGCTTTGATTGATTTTGACACGATGACGCTTCCTAACTCCCTCACCCAATCGGGATTAGTTTTAGGGATAGTTTTTCAAACTTTCCTGGGTTGGCAAAATAATCAAAGTGTTATCTATCTCTTTTCAGCGATCTCTAGTGCGGTTTTAGGAGTCTGGTTATTTGATCTGATCCGGTGGGGGGGGAGTTTTGCCCTCGGACAACAGGCCATGGGGGGAGGAGATGCCAAATTAGCGGCCATGATCGGTGCTTGGTTAGGATGGCAAGCATTATTAGTCACCGGTTTTCTGGCCTGCGCTATTGGGGCGGCCATCGGTATGACGGGCATTTTTCTGGGGAAAATGGGGAAAAAACAAGCTATACCCTTTGGGCCATTTCTTGCCCTCGGCGCTCTGATGAGTGTCTTTTGGAGTGATCAGATCATCTCAGTCTATCAAACCATTTTTTTCCCTTTGTTGTAA